From a single Saimiri boliviensis isolate mSaiBol1 chromosome 7, mSaiBol1.pri, whole genome shotgun sequence genomic region:
- the PRDM4 gene encoding PR domain zinc finger protein 4 isoform X3: MHHRMNEMNLSPVGMEQLTSSSVSNALPVSGSHLGLAASPTHSAIPAPGLPVAIPNLGPSLSSLPSALSLMLPMGIGDRGVMCGLPERNYTLPPPPYPHLESSYFRTILPGILSYLADRPPPQYIHPNSINVDGNTALSITNNPSALDPYQSNGNVGLEPGIVSIDSRSVNTHGAQSLHSSDGHEVALDTAITMENVSRVTSPISTDGMAEELTMDGVAGEHSQIPNGSRSHEPLSVDSVSNNLAADTVGHGGVIPIHGNGLELPVVMETDHIANRVNGMSDSALSDSIHTVAMSTNSVSVALSTSHNLASLESVSLHEVGLSLEPVAVSSITQEVAMGTGHVDVSSDSLSFVPPSLQMEDSNSNKENMATLFTIWCTLCDRAYPSDCPEHGPVTFVPDTPIESRARLSLPKQLVLRQSIVGAEVGVWTGETIPVRTCFGPLIGQQSHSMEVAEWTDKAVNHIWKIYHNGVLEFCIITTDENECNWMMFVRRARNREEQNLVAYPHDGKIFFCTSQDIPPENELLFYYSRDYAQQIGVPEHPDVHLCNCGKECNSYTEFKAHLTSHIHNHLPTQGHSGSHGPSHNKERKWKCSMCPQAFISPSKLHVHFMGHMGMKPHKCDFCSKAFSDPSNLRTHLKIHTGQKNYRCTLCDKSFTQKAHLESHMVIHTGEKNLKCDYCDKLFMRRQDLKQHVLIHTQRFTLVAQAGVPWCCLGNLYLPGSSDHPSSAYQVAGITDGALN; the protein is encoded by the exons ATGCATCACAG GATGAATGAAATGAACCTGAGCCCAGTGGGGATGGAGCAGCTGACTTCATCCTCTGTGAGCAATGCCTTGCCAGTCTCAGGAAGTCACCTGGGATTGGCTGCCTCACCCACTCACAGTGCCATCCCTGCACCAG GCCTGCCAGTGGCAATTCCAAACCTGGGTCCCTCCCTGAGCTCTCTGCCTTCTGCTTTGTCTCTAATGCTCCCAATGGGTATTGGGGATCGAGGGGTGATGTGTGGGTTACCTGAAAGAAACTACACCCTACCTCCACCACCTTACCCTCACCTGGAGAGCAGTTATTTCAGAACCATTCTACCTG gcattttatcttatttagcTGACAGACCACCACCTCAGTACATCCACCCCAACTCTATAAATGTTGATGGTAATACAGCATTATCTATCACCAATAACCCTTCAGCCCTAGATCCCTATCAGTCCAATGGAAATGTTGGATTAGAACCAGGCATTGTTTCAATAGACTCTCGCTCTGTGAACACACATGGTGCCCAAAGTCTTCATTCCAGTGATGGCCATGAGGTGGCCTTGGACACAGCAATCACTATGGAGAATGTTTCTAGGGTTACCAGCCCAATTTCAACAGATGGAATGGCAGAAGAGCTGACAATGGATGGTGTTGCAGGCGAGCATTCCCAAATCCCAAATGGCTCCAGAAGTCATGAACCTCTGTCTGTGGATTCTGTGAGCAACAACCTTGCAGCAGACACTGTAGGACATGGTGGTGTGATACCCATTCATGGGAATGGCCTGGAGCTCCCTGTGGTCATGGAGACAGACCACATTGCAAATCGGGTCAATGGAATGTCTGACAGTGCCCTCAGTGACTCCATCCACACTGTGGCCATGAGCACCAACTCTGTAAGCGTGGCACTCTCTACCTCACACAACCTTGCCTCCCTAGAATCTGTTTCCCTCCATGAAGTTGGCCTCAGCCTAGAACCGGTGGCTGTCTCCTCCATCACCCAGGAGGTTGCTATGGGGACAGGTCATGTAGATGTATCTTCAGACAGTCTTTCTTTTGTACCACCTTCACTGCAAATGGAAGACTCCAATTCAAACAAGGAAAACATGGCAACCTTGTTTACCATTT GGTGCACTCTCTGTGACCGTGCCTATCCCTCAGACTGCCCGGAACATGGACCTGTGACTTTTGTTCCTGACACTCCAATAGAgagcagagcaagactttctctcCCAAAGCAGCTTGTTCTTCGTCAGTCAATTGTGGGAGCAGAAGTTG GTGTATGGACTGGAGAAACCATTCCTGTGCGAACTTGCTTTGGGCCTCTAATTGGCCAGCAGAGTCACTCCATGGAAGTAGCAGAATGGACAGACAAGGCAGTTAACCATATCTGGAAG ATATACCACAACGGTGTCCTAGAATTCTGCATCATCACAACTGACGAAAATGAATGTAATTGGATGATGTTTGTGCGCAGAGCCAG GAACCGGGAAGAGCAGAATTTGGTGGCTTATCCTCATGATGGAAAAATCTTTTTCTGCACTTCACAAGATATCCCTCCTGAAAATGAACTGCTTTTTTATTACAGCCGAGATTATGCTCAGCAGATTG gtgttcCTGAACACCCAGATGTGCACCTCTGTAACTGTGGCAAGGAATGCAATTCTTACACAGAGTTCAAAGCCCATCTGACCAGCCACATTCATAACCATCTTCCTACCCAGGGCCATAGTGGCAGCCATGGGCCAAGTCACAACAAAGAAAGGAAGTGGAAGTGCTCAATGTGCCCCCAAGCTTTTATCTCTCCTTCTAAACTTCATGTCCACTTTATGGGTCACATGGGTATGAAGCCCCACAAGTGTGATTTCTGTAGCAAGGCTTTTAGTGATCCCAGCAACCTGCGGACCCACCTCAAGATACATACAG GTCAGAAGAACTACAGGTGTACTTTGTGTGACAAGTCTTTCACCCAGAAGGCTCACCTGGAGTCCCACATGGTTATCCACACTGGGGAGAAGAATCTCAAGTGTGATTACTGTGACAAGTTGTTTATGCGGCGGCAGGACCTCAAGCAGCATGTGCTTATCCACACTCA